One segment of Desulfosudis oleivorans Hxd3 DNA contains the following:
- a CDS encoding protein-glutamate methylesterase/protein-glutamine glutaminase, protein MAKRPVRVLIVDDSALVRQTLREILETDPDIEVVGTAPDPYLAVRKMKTDMPDVITLDVEMPRMDGLTFLGKIMAQHPLPVVICSALTEKNSALAVRAVEQGAVEVINKPRLGVKQFFHDAQVQIIDVVKAAARAGTARKAVARPPVPEFSNQRAVSPKLTADAVLAGARPGHAVFQTTDKVVTVGASTGGTEALRIFLEAMPLDAPGIVVVQHMPEHFTTAFARRLDGICGITVREAADGDPVLRGHALIAPGNRHILLVRSGAKYLVQVKDGPLVSRHRPSVDVLFRSAARYAGTNAIGVIMTGMGDDGARGMAEMHGAGAYTIAQDEASCVVYGMPGEAVKHGGVDNVLPLDRIAGEVIRFYKSTQRHYETQRVV, encoded by the coding sequence ATGGCTAAACGGCCGGTTCGCGTACTGATTGTCGACGATTCAGCCCTGGTCCGGCAGACCCTGCGCGAGATACTGGAGACCGATCCCGATATCGAGGTGGTGGGCACGGCACCGGACCCCTACCTGGCGGTCAGGAAGATGAAGACCGATATGCCCGACGTGATCACGCTGGATGTGGAGATGCCCCGCATGGACGGCCTGACCTTTCTGGGCAAGATCATGGCCCAGCATCCCCTGCCGGTGGTGATCTGTTCGGCGTTGACCGAAAAAAACTCGGCCCTGGCGGTCAGGGCGGTCGAGCAGGGGGCCGTGGAGGTGATCAACAAGCCCCGGCTGGGGGTCAAACAGTTTTTTCACGATGCCCAGGTGCAGATCATTGACGTGGTAAAGGCAGCGGCCAGGGCCGGAACGGCCAGGAAAGCAGTTGCTCGTCCGCCGGTGCCGGAGTTTTCGAACCAGCGGGCCGTGTCCCCCAAGCTGACGGCCGATGCGGTGCTGGCCGGGGCCCGGCCGGGTCATGCGGTTTTTCAGACCACAGACAAGGTGGTGACAGTGGGGGCCTCCACCGGTGGCACCGAGGCCCTTCGAATTTTCCTGGAGGCCATGCCCCTGGACGCGCCGGGTATTGTGGTGGTTCAACACATGCCCGAACATTTTACCACCGCCTTTGCCCGGCGGCTGGACGGCATCTGTGGCATAACAGTCAGGGAGGCCGCCGACGGAGACCCGGTACTCCGGGGCCACGCGTTGATCGCACCGGGCAACCGTCACATTCTGCTGGTGCGCAGCGGCGCAAAATACCTGGTGCAGGTCAAGGACGGCCCTTTGGTGTCCCGTCACCGCCCGTCGGTGGATGTGCTGTTCCGTTCGGCCGCCCGTTACGCCGGAACCAATGCCATCGGCGTGATCATGACCGGCATGGGGGACGACGGCGCCAGGGGCATGGCCGAGATGCACGGGGCCGGGGCCTATACCATTGCCCAGGATGAGGCGTCCTGCGTGGTATACGGCATGCCCGGTGAGGCGGTCAAGCACGGTGGCGTGGACAACGTGCTCCCCCTGGATCGTATCGCCGGCGAAGTGATCCGGTTTTATAAAAGTACACAGAGGCACTATGAGACTCAGCGCGTGGTTTAA